One window from the genome of Microbulbifer sp. ALW1 encodes:
- the fabV gene encoding enoyl-ACP reductase FabV: MIIQPKVRGFICTNAHPQGCAANVREQIEYIKSQPAIEDGPKNVLVVGASTGYGLASRITAAFGCGANTLGVFFEKPPTDKRTASAGYYNSAAFEEEAHKAGLYAKSINGDAFSNEIKAQAIDLIKQDLDKIDLVIYSLASPRRTDPETGELYSSVLKPIGKSYTAKNLNTDKLEISDISVDPANEEEIAATVKVMGGEDWELWMKALGDAGVLADDCKTVAYTYIGEKLTWPIYGHATIGKAKEDLDRAAKAISDSGSASANVAVLKALVTQSSSAIPVMPLYISLVYKVMKEEGTHEGCIEQLYRLYTEGLYTDSPRLDDTNRFRMDDKELRAETQAKIEKLWPEVTEANLFELTDYKGYADDFLKLFGFGVKGVDYEADTSPLVEADFK, encoded by the coding sequence ATGATCATCCAGCCGAAAGTTCGCGGATTCATCTGCACCAACGCCCACCCGCAGGGCTGCGCCGCCAACGTGCGCGAACAGATCGAATACATCAAATCCCAGCCCGCCATTGAAGACGGCCCCAAAAACGTGCTCGTCGTCGGCGCCTCCACCGGCTACGGCCTCGCCTCCCGCATCACCGCCGCCTTCGGCTGTGGCGCCAATACCCTCGGCGTATTCTTCGAGAAACCGCCGACCGACAAGCGCACCGCCTCCGCCGGTTACTACAACTCCGCTGCGTTTGAAGAAGAAGCCCACAAAGCAGGCCTCTACGCCAAAAGCATCAACGGCGACGCCTTCTCCAACGAAATCAAAGCCCAGGCCATCGACCTGATCAAACAGGATCTCGACAAGATCGACCTGGTTATCTACAGCCTCGCCTCCCCCCGTCGTACCGACCCGGAAACCGGCGAACTGTACAGCTCCGTGCTGAAGCCCATCGGCAAGTCCTACACCGCCAAAAACCTCAACACCGACAAACTGGAAATCTCCGACATCAGTGTTGACCCGGCGAACGAAGAAGAAATCGCAGCTACCGTCAAGGTCATGGGCGGCGAAGACTGGGAACTGTGGATGAAAGCGCTGGGCGATGCCGGGGTACTGGCGGACGACTGCAAAACCGTCGCCTACACCTACATCGGTGAAAAGCTCACCTGGCCGATCTACGGCCACGCCACTATCGGCAAGGCCAAAGAAGACCTGGACCGCGCCGCCAAGGCCATCAGCGATAGCGGTAGCGCCAGCGCCAACGTCGCGGTACTGAAAGCCCTGGTTACCCAGTCCAGCTCCGCCATCCCGGTGATGCCGCTGTACATCTCCCTCGTCTACAAAGTGATGAAGGAAGAGGGCACCCACGAAGGTTGTATCGAGCAGCTGTACCGCCTCTATACCGAAGGCCTGTACACCGACAGCCCGCGCCTGGACGACACCAATCGTTTCCGTATGGATGACAAGGAACTGCGTGCGGAAACCCAGGCCAAAATCGAAAAACTGTGGCCGGAAGTGACCGAAGCAAACCTGTTCGA